Proteins from one Bacteroidales bacterium genomic window:
- a CDS encoding glycosyltransferase family 2 protein, translating into MFTSSHIVPKVSVIMPFYNAEKTLKRSVTSVLNQTFTDFELILVNNNSTDKSLKIASLIKKKDNRVKLLNEKKQGVVFATEKGFNNSDADIIARADADDVWHKDKLMFQFNFLTENPDLDVVSCCVNYIGDIKNDGMLTYVNETNQYLKHKDIAINRFSELQVINPTLMFKKEIPLKYGLYRDSDFPEDYEMFLRWAENGVKYHKLPEILLDWYDSETRLTRTDKRYSFEAFYKIKSSFLYRYLKENNPFFPNIVVWGAGKRTKKRTKYIKNLGINIKYFIDVDEKKINDKEVISYKNIPDKEQIYIVSFVNNRGMRLEIKDYLLSRNYIEGKHFIIA; encoded by the coding sequence TTGTTTACAAGCTCACATATTGTACCCAAAGTATCTGTAATAATGCCGTTTTATAATGCAGAAAAAACTTTGAAAAGAAGTGTAACTTCTGTTTTAAATCAAACATTTACTGATTTTGAATTAATCTTGGTCAATAATAATTCTACTGATAAGAGTCTGAAAATTGCATCCCTGATTAAAAAAAAAGATAATAGAGTTAAATTATTGAACGAAAAAAAACAAGGTGTTGTTTTTGCAACTGAAAAGGGCTTTAATAATTCCGATGCAGATATAATTGCAAGGGCAGATGCCGATGATGTTTGGCATAAAGATAAATTAATGTTTCAATTTAATTTTTTAACAGAAAATCCTGATCTTGATGTTGTCAGTTGTTGTGTTAATTATATCGGAGATATTAAGAATGACGGTATGTTGACATATGTTAATGAAACAAATCAATATTTAAAACATAAAGATATTGCAATAAATAGGTTTTCGGAATTGCAAGTGATAAATCCGACATTGATGTTCAAGAAAGAAATTCCTTTAAAATATGGGCTATACAGAGACAGTGATTTTCCGGAAGATTATGAGATGTTTTTAAGATGGGCTGAAAACGGAGTTAAGTATCATAAGTTACCGGAAATTTTGCTTGATTGGTATGATTCGGAAACTCGACTGACTCGTACGGACAAACGTTATTCTTTTGAAGCATTTTATAAAATAAAATCATCATTTTTATATCGTTATCTGAAAGAGAATAATCCGTTTTTTCCGAATATTGTTGTTTGGGGCGCAGGAAAAAGAACAAAAAAACGAACGAAATATATTAAGAATTTGGGCATTAATATTAAATATTTTATTGATGTAGATGAAAAGAAAATCAACGATAAAGAAGTTATTTCTTATAAAAATATCCCTGATAAAGAACAAATTTATATTGTTAGTTTTGTAAATAATCGCGGGATGAGATTAGAAATTAAAGATTATTTACTTTCAAGAAATTATATTGAAGGAAAACACTTTATTATTGCTTAA